A genomic window from Megalobrama amblycephala isolate DHTTF-2021 linkage group LG2, ASM1881202v1, whole genome shotgun sequence includes:
- the srsf3b gene encoding serine/arginine-rich splicing factor 3b encodes MHRDCPLDCKVYVGNLGNNGNKSELERAFGYYGPLRSVWVARNPPGFAFVEFEDPRDATDAVRELDGRTLCGCRVRVELSNGEKRTRNRGPPPSWSRRPRDDYRRRSPPPRRRSPRRRSFSRSRSRSLSRERRRERSLSRDRNHKPSRSFSRSRSRSRSNDRK; translated from the exons ATGCATCGCGACTGCCCTCTGGACTGCAAGGTGTACGTTGGGAATCTGGGGAACAATGGGAATAAGTCCGAACTGGAGAGGGCGTTCGGTTATTACGGACCCCTGAGGAGCGTGTGGGTGGCCAGGAACCCTCCTGGGTTTGCGTTCGTTGAGTTTGAGGACCCTCGTGACGCCACAGACGCCGTCAGAGAGCTGGACGGACG GACTCTCTGCGGTTGCCGAGTGAGGGTGGAGCTGTCCAATGGCGAGAAGCGAACTCGTAACCGGGGTCCGCCTCCTTCCTGGAGCCGACGTCCGCGCGACGACTACCGCAGGCGAAGCCCGCCTCCCAGGCGCAG ATCTCCCAGGAGGAGGAGCTTCAGTCGCAGTCGTAGCAG ATCTCTTTCCAGAGAACGCAGGAGGGAGAGATCGCTGTCCCGCGACAGGAACCACAAGCCTTCGCGATCTTTCTCCCGATCGAGGAG TCGTTCCAGATCTAATGACCGGAAATGA
- the pth4 gene encoding parathyroid hormone 4, with the protein MSLQMMLKTQRSQQRVAFMILMVVAAVQCQENESRRAVTEHQLMHDRGRSIQSLKRLIWLSSAIEGLHTAQTRTLTTDEPDSRWRFRGPQPGRDSSSHKRALETLLSDMYRPHLTSGLDGEK; encoded by the exons ATGAGTTTGCAGATGATGTTGAAGACGCAAAGATCTCAGCAGCGCGTCGCTTTCATGATACTGATGGTGGTTGCAGCCGTACAGTGTCAGGAGAATGAGAg CAGACGGGCGGTCACAGAGCATCAGTTGATGCATGATCGCGGTCGCTCCATTCAGAGTCTGAAGAGACTGATCTGGCTGTCCAGTGCGATCGAGGGGCTTCACACCGCACAGACCCGCACACTGACCACCGACGAGCcggacagcaggtggcgctttcGCGGTCCTCAGCCCGGTAGAGACAGCAGCAGCCACAAGAGGGCGCTAGAGACGCTGTTGAGCGACATGTACAGACCTCACCTCACTTCTGGACTGGACGGAGAGAAATAG
- the apobec2a gene encoding C->U-editing enzyme APOBEC-2a, whose protein sequence is MADRKSSSGSRLTVRRKEKAENEAKKEDKPPKEGEKPEVNGKNAPVENGEAAAAVTGAENGAAANGDKPEPMELPPFEIITGDRMDPFFFKFQFKNVEYSSGRNKTFLCYLVDQGSDGLLRGYIEDEHAGGHAEEAFFQQVLPNYDPACKYTITWYMSSSPCAVCAGKLAEVLKSRKSVRLAIFSARLFEWEEPEIQAGLKALAAAGCKLRMMKPLDFTYTWDTFVENDEEQFTPWEDCQENYEYYQDKLADILQ, encoded by the exons ATGGCTGACAGAAAGAGCAGCAGCGGCTCTCGCCTGACCGTCAGGAGGAAAGAGAAAGCAGAAAATGAGGCAAAGAAAGAGGATAAACCTCCGAAAGAAGGAGAGAAACCTGAGGTAAATGGGAAGAACGCGCCCGTGGAGAACGGAGAGGCTGCTGCCGCCGTCACCGGTGCAGAGAATGGAGCCGCAGCGAACGGAGATAAACCTGAGCCAATGGAGCTGCCGCCGTTTGAGATCATCACAGG GGATCGCATGGACCCATTTTTCTTCAAGTTCCAGTTTAAGAATGTCGAGTACTCGTCCGGCCGGAATAAAACCTTCTTGTGTTATCTGGTGGACCAGGGCTCGGACGGCCTCCTCCGGGGCTACATCGAAGACGAGCACGCGGGCGGCCACGCCGAGGAGGCGTTCTTCCAGCAGGTCCTGCCCAACTATGACCCCGCCTGCAAATACACCATCACATGGTACATGTCGTCCAGCCCATGTGCCGTCTGCGCCGGAAAGTTGGCGGAGGTCCTGAAGTCCAGGAAAAGCGTCCGTCTGGCGATCTTCTCCGCGCGACTCTTCGAGTGGGAGGAGCCTGAGATTCAGGCGGGGCTAAAGGCGCTGGCGGCTGCTGGCTGCAAACTGCGCATGATGAAGCCGCTGGATTTCACCTACACCTGGGACACGTTCGTAGAGAACGACGAGGAGCAGTTCACGCCGTGGGAGGACTGCCAGGAGAACTACGAGTACTATCAAGATAAACTGGCCGACATCCTGCAGTGA
- the LOC125263048 gene encoding uncharacterized protein LOC125263048: MCERKLTEDGRIHTHPDKYHSQYHNLSAFRHFKSHYRGLFSEPMKKMFLKLVLLCLWRLDGVFGYYKQKRVFEGDSVTLNSDPTEMKNNVWMKWWFKDHKYTLIAEINKRADRFTVNDDVLDGRFRDRLKLDNQTGSLTITNFTMKHAGDYKLQTGYYKSVDFRLIVIVSVKEGDSVTLDSTLTEMKDDDDIQWWIGDYKNAVIAEINKRGIRFTVNDDVLDGRFRDRLKLDNQTGSLTITNITMNHSGNYEVQTKDIRVDFYLAVIVSVTEGDSVTFNSTLTEIKDNGMIQWRFGNTLIAEIDKQDDIFTVYDDDDEDDDDEDDDDDVLDGRFRDRLKLDNQTGSLTITNITMKHTGVYELWTKTFIRHSYYIHLIVYARLPVPVISSNSSQCSSSSSSCSLVCSVVNVSHVTLSWYKGNSSLSSISVSDLSISLSLPLEVEYHDKNTYSCVLNNPISHQTQHLNITQLCHTCSGSA; encoded by the exons ATGTGTGAGCGGAAACTAACTGAGGATGGGAGGATTCACACACACCCAGATAAATATCACAGTCAATATCACAATCTGAGTGCtttcagacattttaagagTCACTATCGTGGGCTTTTCAGTGAAccgatgaagaaaatgttccTCAAGTTAGTTTTGCTCTGTTTGTGGCGTCTGGATG gagTGTTTGGTTATTATAAACAGAAGAGAGTGTttgagggagattcagtcactctaaactctgatcCTACTGAAATGAAGAATAATGTTTGGATGAAGTGGTGGTTTAAAGATCATAAAtacactttaatagctgaaatcaataaacgggccgacagattcactgtaaatgatgatgttcttgatgggagattcagagacagactgaagctggacaatcaaactggatctctgaccatcacaaacttCACAATGAAACATGCTGGAGATTATAAACTACAGACTGGTTACTATAAGAGTGTTGATTTCCGTCTCATTGTCATTG tgtcagtgaaggagggagattcagtcactctcgACTCTactcttactgaaatgaaggatgatgatgatATTCAGTGGTGGATTGGAGATTATAAAAATGCtgtaatagctgaaatcaataaacGGGGCAtcagattcactgtaaatgatgatgttcttgatgggagattcagagacagactgaagctggacaatcaaactggatctctgaccatcacaaacatcacaatgaATCATAGTGGAAATTATGAAGTACAGACCAAGGATATAAGGGTTGATTTCTATCTCGCTGTCATTG TGTCAGTGacggagggagattcagtcactttCAACTCTACTCTTACTGAAATTAAGGATAATGGTATGATTCAGTGGaggtttggaaacactttaatagctgaaattGATAAACAGGACGACatattcactgtatatgatgatgatgatgaagatgatgatgatgaagatgatgatgatgatgttcttgatgggagattcagagacagactgaagctggacaatcaaactggatctctgaccatcacaaacatcacaatgaAACACACTGGAGTTTATGAACTATGGACCAAAACTTTCATCAGGCATTCTTATTATATTCATCTCATTGTCTACG ctcgtctgcctgttcctgtcatcagcagtaactcttctcaatgttcttcatcatcatcatcatgttcattggtgtgttcagtggtgaatgtgagtcatgtgactctctcctggtacaaaggaaacagttcattgtccagcatcagtgtgtctgatctcagcatcagtctctctctacctctggaggtggaatatcatgataaaaacacctacagctgtgtgctgaacaatcccatcagccaccagactcaacatctgaacatcactcaactctgtcacacatgttcaG GAAGTGCTTAA